A stretch of the Perca fluviatilis chromosome 17, GENO_Pfluv_1.0, whole genome shotgun sequence genome encodes the following:
- the dync2i2 gene encoding WD repeat-containing protein 34 isoform X2, whose translation MEDHTKGRGCQTRVVHSAEAEVQTVLATISCTQTEPQYQAKGPLFQQNHDKPEPPGLKDFIQRSEDTVIRELIRNARSHAFDEFQVNWEDHSQLVSCLHCLQHPGAQERDLHVTSVSWSCTGSVIACAYGRIDDGDWSTERSCVCTWNLDRRGLNPKQADLVIDVPTAVTALCCHPNQPALIAGGLYSGEVVVWDTSQTQDPLLVQTGMSADSHKEPVYQVAWVPLQKKGEFGVLSASSGGRVLLWMVDSDKGRLVLNAAYALVPQQVPHNSSTSFKARGSSSTVGITSLALSPWDSDTFLVGSEGGLLLRCSFNSQTMAAVSSEGQSVTLKAPAVFPFRPCSGPVHSIHCSPFHRNLFVSAGTDGLAHLHSLLQANPLLSLRVSDGYVFQVQWSPTRPLVFAAATGQGDVQIFDLGHRSLRPAATIEQGGADQAATCLAFNCQNTHLLAVGKTDGTVSVWQLSHDLTEQRHRESSQLEQIANQVAE comes from the exons atggaggaccacaccaagggg AGAGGCTGCCAGACCAGAGTGGTGCACAGTGCTGAGGCAGAGGTCCAGACTGTGTTGGCTACTATCAGCTGTACCCAGACAGAGCCACAGTATCAGGCGAAAGGGCCGCTCTTCCAGCAAAACCATGACAAGCCAGAGCCGCCTGGCCTAAAGGATTTCATACAGCGGTCTGAGGACACGGTCATCAGAGAGTTGATCAGAAATGCCAGGAGTCACGCCTTTGATGAGTTCCAGGTGAACTGGGAAGATCACAGTCAGCTA GTTTCATGCCTCCATTGCCTTCAACATCCCGGCGCACAAGAGAGAGATCTTCATGTAACCAGTGTATCTTGGAGTTGTACAGGTTCAGTTATTGCCTGTGCCTACGGTCG GATTGACGATGGAGACTGGAGCACTGAGAGATCTTGTGTTTGTACGTGGAACCTGGACCGCCGAGGCCTGAATCCCAAACAAGCTGATCTGGTCATAGATGTTCCCACTGCAGTCACCGCTCTGTGCTGTCACCCCAACCAGCCCGCTCTCATCGCAG ggGGTCTGTACAGTGGAGAGGTGGTGGTCTGGGACACCAGTCAGACTCAGGACCCTTTGCTGGTCCAAACTGGGATGTCAGCAGACAGCCACAAAGAGCCTGTTTATCAG gttgcCTGGGTGCCTCTGCAGAAGAAAGGAGAGTTTGGGGTGCTTAGTGCTAGTTCAGGAGGAAGGGTGCTACTGTGGATGGTGGACTCCGACAAGGGCAGGTTAGTCCTGAATGCTGCCTACGCCCTAGTACCACAGCAGGTTCCCCACAACAGCAGCACTAGCTTCAAG GCCcgaggcagcagcagcactgtggGTATCACCTCCCTGGCTCTGTCTCCCTGGGACTCTGACACCTTCTTAGTGGGTTCTGAGGGCGGCTTGTTGCTTAGATGCTCCTTCAACTCCCAGACGATGGCTGCGGTGTCCTCCGAAGGCCAGAGTGTAACACTGAAAGCCCCAGCGGTCTTCCCATTTAGGCCCTGCAGCGGCCCCGTCCACTCCATACACTGCTCCCCTTTCCACAG GAACCTTTTTGTGAGTGCAGGGACTGATGGTCTGGCCCACCTCCACTCTCTGCTGCAGGCCAACCCGCTACTCTCTCTCAGGGTTTCAGACGGCTACGTGTTTCAGGTGCAGTGGTCTCCAACCAGACCGCTGGTTTTTGCAGCAGCCACGGGACAAG GTGATGTGCAGATATTCGACCTGGGCCACAGGTCCCTCAGGCCAGCAGCCACCATCGAGCAGGGAGGTGCGGACCAAGCTGCAACTTGTTTGGCCTTCAACTGCCAGAACACTCACCTCTTGGCAGTGGGGAAAACAGATGGGACAGTTAGCGTTTGGCAGCTGAGCCACGATTTGACGGAGCAGCGCCATAGAGAGAGCAGCCAGCTGGAGCAGATAGCCAATCAGGTGGCAGAATGA
- the dync2i2 gene encoding WD repeat-containing protein 34 isoform X3, whose protein sequence is MFTDEAVDSVSIQSLWRISQQSAQESVSCLHCLQHPGAQERDLHVTSVSWSCTGSVIACAYGRIDDGDWSTERSCVCTWNLDRRGLNPKQADLVIDVPTAVTALCCHPNQPALIAGGLYSGEVVVWDTSQTQDPLLVQTGMSADSHKEPVYQVAWVPLQKKGEFGVLSASSGGRVLLWMVDSDKGRLVLNAAYALVPQQVPHNSSTSFKARGSSSTVGITSLALSPWDSDTFLVGSEGGLLLRCSFNSQTMAAVSSEGQSVTLKAPAVFPFRPCSGPVHSIHCSPFHRNLFVSAGTDGLAHLHSLLQANPLLSLRVSDGYVFQVQWSPTRPLVFAAATGQGDVQIFDLGHRSLRPAATIEQGGADQAATCLAFNCQNTHLLAVGKTDGTVSVWQLSHDLTEQRHRESSQLEQIANQVAE, encoded by the exons ATGTTTACTGACGAAGCCGTGGATTCAGTGAGTATCCAGTCTCTGTGGAGGATATCTCAGCAATCGGCGCAGGAGTCG GTTTCATGCCTCCATTGCCTTCAACATCCCGGCGCACAAGAGAGAGATCTTCATGTAACCAGTGTATCTTGGAGTTGTACAGGTTCAGTTATTGCCTGTGCCTACGGTCG GATTGACGATGGAGACTGGAGCACTGAGAGATCTTGTGTTTGTACGTGGAACCTGGACCGCCGAGGCCTGAATCCCAAACAAGCTGATCTGGTCATAGATGTTCCCACTGCAGTCACCGCTCTGTGCTGTCACCCCAACCAGCCCGCTCTCATCGCAG ggGGTCTGTACAGTGGAGAGGTGGTGGTCTGGGACACCAGTCAGACTCAGGACCCTTTGCTGGTCCAAACTGGGATGTCAGCAGACAGCCACAAAGAGCCTGTTTATCAG gttgcCTGGGTGCCTCTGCAGAAGAAAGGAGAGTTTGGGGTGCTTAGTGCTAGTTCAGGAGGAAGGGTGCTACTGTGGATGGTGGACTCCGACAAGGGCAGGTTAGTCCTGAATGCTGCCTACGCCCTAGTACCACAGCAGGTTCCCCACAACAGCAGCACTAGCTTCAAG GCCcgaggcagcagcagcactgtggGTATCACCTCCCTGGCTCTGTCTCCCTGGGACTCTGACACCTTCTTAGTGGGTTCTGAGGGCGGCTTGTTGCTTAGATGCTCCTTCAACTCCCAGACGATGGCTGCGGTGTCCTCCGAAGGCCAGAGTGTAACACTGAAAGCCCCAGCGGTCTTCCCATTTAGGCCCTGCAGCGGCCCCGTCCACTCCATACACTGCTCCCCTTTCCACAG GAACCTTTTTGTGAGTGCAGGGACTGATGGTCTGGCCCACCTCCACTCTCTGCTGCAGGCCAACCCGCTACTCTCTCTCAGGGTTTCAGACGGCTACGTGTTTCAGGTGCAGTGGTCTCCAACCAGACCGCTGGTTTTTGCAGCAGCCACGGGACAAG GTGATGTGCAGATATTCGACCTGGGCCACAGGTCCCTCAGGCCAGCAGCCACCATCGAGCAGGGAGGTGCGGACCAAGCTGCAACTTGTTTGGCCTTCAACTGCCAGAACACTCACCTCTTGGCAGTGGGGAAAACAGATGGGACAGTTAGCGTTTGGCAGCTGAGCCACGATTTGACGGAGCAGCGCCATAGAGAGAGCAGCCAGCTGGAGCAGATAGCCAATCAGGTGGCAGAATGA
- the dync2i2 gene encoding WD repeat-containing protein 34 isoform X1, translating into MFTDEAVDSVSIQSLWRISQQSAQESRGCQTRVVHSAEAEVQTVLATISCTQTEPQYQAKGPLFQQNHDKPEPPGLKDFIQRSEDTVIRELIRNARSHAFDEFQVNWEDHSQLVSCLHCLQHPGAQERDLHVTSVSWSCTGSVIACAYGRIDDGDWSTERSCVCTWNLDRRGLNPKQADLVIDVPTAVTALCCHPNQPALIAGGLYSGEVVVWDTSQTQDPLLVQTGMSADSHKEPVYQVAWVPLQKKGEFGVLSASSGGRVLLWMVDSDKGRLVLNAAYALVPQQVPHNSSTSFKARGSSSTVGITSLALSPWDSDTFLVGSEGGLLLRCSFNSQTMAAVSSEGQSVTLKAPAVFPFRPCSGPVHSIHCSPFHRNLFVSAGTDGLAHLHSLLQANPLLSLRVSDGYVFQVQWSPTRPLVFAAATGQGDVQIFDLGHRSLRPAATIEQGGADQAATCLAFNCQNTHLLAVGKTDGTVSVWQLSHDLTEQRHRESSQLEQIANQVAE; encoded by the exons ATGTTTACTGACGAAGCCGTGGATTCAGTGAGTATCCAGTCTCTGTGGAGGATATCTCAGCAATCGGCGCAGGAGTCG AGAGGCTGCCAGACCAGAGTGGTGCACAGTGCTGAGGCAGAGGTCCAGACTGTGTTGGCTACTATCAGCTGTACCCAGACAGAGCCACAGTATCAGGCGAAAGGGCCGCTCTTCCAGCAAAACCATGACAAGCCAGAGCCGCCTGGCCTAAAGGATTTCATACAGCGGTCTGAGGACACGGTCATCAGAGAGTTGATCAGAAATGCCAGGAGTCACGCCTTTGATGAGTTCCAGGTGAACTGGGAAGATCACAGTCAGCTA GTTTCATGCCTCCATTGCCTTCAACATCCCGGCGCACAAGAGAGAGATCTTCATGTAACCAGTGTATCTTGGAGTTGTACAGGTTCAGTTATTGCCTGTGCCTACGGTCG GATTGACGATGGAGACTGGAGCACTGAGAGATCTTGTGTTTGTACGTGGAACCTGGACCGCCGAGGCCTGAATCCCAAACAAGCTGATCTGGTCATAGATGTTCCCACTGCAGTCACCGCTCTGTGCTGTCACCCCAACCAGCCCGCTCTCATCGCAG ggGGTCTGTACAGTGGAGAGGTGGTGGTCTGGGACACCAGTCAGACTCAGGACCCTTTGCTGGTCCAAACTGGGATGTCAGCAGACAGCCACAAAGAGCCTGTTTATCAG gttgcCTGGGTGCCTCTGCAGAAGAAAGGAGAGTTTGGGGTGCTTAGTGCTAGTTCAGGAGGAAGGGTGCTACTGTGGATGGTGGACTCCGACAAGGGCAGGTTAGTCCTGAATGCTGCCTACGCCCTAGTACCACAGCAGGTTCCCCACAACAGCAGCACTAGCTTCAAG GCCcgaggcagcagcagcactgtggGTATCACCTCCCTGGCTCTGTCTCCCTGGGACTCTGACACCTTCTTAGTGGGTTCTGAGGGCGGCTTGTTGCTTAGATGCTCCTTCAACTCCCAGACGATGGCTGCGGTGTCCTCCGAAGGCCAGAGTGTAACACTGAAAGCCCCAGCGGTCTTCCCATTTAGGCCCTGCAGCGGCCCCGTCCACTCCATACACTGCTCCCCTTTCCACAG GAACCTTTTTGTGAGTGCAGGGACTGATGGTCTGGCCCACCTCCACTCTCTGCTGCAGGCCAACCCGCTACTCTCTCTCAGGGTTTCAGACGGCTACGTGTTTCAGGTGCAGTGGTCTCCAACCAGACCGCTGGTTTTTGCAGCAGCCACGGGACAAG GTGATGTGCAGATATTCGACCTGGGCCACAGGTCCCTCAGGCCAGCAGCCACCATCGAGCAGGGAGGTGCGGACCAAGCTGCAACTTGTTTGGCCTTCAACTGCCAGAACACTCACCTCTTGGCAGTGGGGAAAACAGATGGGACAGTTAGCGTTTGGCAGCTGAGCCACGATTTGACGGAGCAGCGCCATAGAGAGAGCAGCCAGCTGGAGCAGATAGCCAATCAGGTGGCAGAATGA